A region of the Lachancea thermotolerans CBS 6340 chromosome E complete sequence genome:
actgCGCAAAGTCCGCCTCATCTccctcaacttcttggtggaTGGTTTCATCGTATACTCTCAAGCTGTCGATAGTGTTTGTGACATTTTCTTTGAGTCTTTTCTCCTTGAGCTCAGGgttctctctttcttcttttgctcGCTGCTTTCTCATCTTATgtctttctttgttcttctggtCCTTGACCTCAGCAAAGAGTTCTtgcctcttcatcttgttgCGAATCCGCAGTTCATCTGGCGCCATGATTCCTGGAGTTCAGAGGTTAGTCTGGTGTGTCTTCTTGAAGGCAGATATTGTTAGgtcgaagctcatcgcggtTTATCTTAAAATTTTCTCCTCAGAAAATACGCTTATGAAATAACGAAGACCGTGCACAGTAGCGAAAAACACAGACCTTCATGAGCGAAGGAGCTAACCTGCGTAGATATAGTTCGTGACTGACTTTGAGGGGCCTAATGAATATTAGAAAAAGGTTTCCTTCCGCCAACTGGGTCTGTTTCAACGTTCATTTCCTGGATTTTTATGTAGAATGCAGGTGCTGACCAGGGGCTAAACATGCGAGGTCTATTAGCCCTGAAACAACACCAGAGATCTCGTAATATGACTTACAAATTCTGGCCAACACATTGTATAGCGCTGTGGGAGGCTTAGCGTTCTCTAAGCTTTGGATTCTTGTAAAGAAGCATCACTTTGTACTCTGTTGTCGTCAAGAGAAAGCACGTGGCTATTACACCCGAGGGCTTGTGGCATGCCAATGCCTGATCTTCATCGAGTAGCTGTAAAAGTTTGAGTACGCCAGCCTCGGTTCTTAAATGATGTCCGTTTATGCATGACCCGGAAATTTTAGGCGGGCTGCAACAGAACAAAAAATAGTCATGGGCAACTAATTTTGCTCGTTCCGTCTGAAACCCTTGAACCAGACTAGGACGACAGCATTATTATTTTGATTCCGATATTTTGGTTCCTAATTCGGAAATATTGAGCCTTCAAACTTATTTAATGTTACCGGCCttggctttcaaaaaagcctCAGGACATCCGAAGATTCTTTAACACACATATCTAGTCACagaacttgtttttcaacaaccACTCCGATGCTAATACACAACTTCTACCGCGTGCTGTCACTCGATTTAAACAAGTCAAAACAGCGCCACACATGATTCGAATACAAGGGCAAATTAGTACCCAGGCCTTTCTATGAGTGCGATGCGTGAATAGTTCTTCGACGGACAAAAATTGAGCAGCGCTCCAAGGCTCGTGACCCCATCTCGATTTTCCTTCCTCGCGCACCTTCTCTTCAATTCTTGGGTATCTGGAGTGTTGTTTTCGCCTCTAGGAAACAGTAGCTTGAGATCGTTTACATCTGGTCACCAATGAAAGTGTTTCTTTACAAAGTGAGAACTCTCTTTTCAGGTGCTTGCCATTTTGCAAATCAGCGCTTGAACTTAAGTACAAGCCGTTGAGTCCTGGAACAAGGCATTGTCTCAGGCAAGGAAACCTTTGCTATACGGTTTCGACACTAGCTTAACATTCAAGCATCTGAAATCCTCGAGCTATCTCGCAATTGAGGTATGTGCTGATCCACCGATCACCTTTGTGGCTTTGCACTCTTCTTTATGGAATAGCGGggcaaagaaaccaaaACGACAGCAGACAAAATGGCGAAGGCTTGATGAGAAGCCGCGCCTTGCACCATTATGTATTCGACAGCATTTGAGCCTTGTCTTctcattgaaaacatttGTTTTCGATGTCCTCGAGGAGGTGTCGTCGTCGAGGTCTTTGAAGTCGCTGCGACGCGCTGTCGTCAACTGACGCTCACGTGCTCACCAACGACACAAAGCAAATAGAGGGTCCATTAGCAGCGTCACCAACCTGGCAGCGTATCCCAGCACCACTCTCAATGGCAACGCAAATGGAATCCCCCCTTTTAGATCCCTTGTCGGGCGTGGATCGTGAGTCGCAAAGCTCGAATATGGCTAGTCCTGTgcagttcatcaaggagTACATCGAGCGCACTCTAAACACGCCGCCAGGATTCCCTGTCAGCGTAGCTGCAGAGCATTATAAGCGGCAGCGGCTTGTAGAAGAAATAGTGGAATCGGAGACCGAGTACGTACAGATGCTGAAGATCTTGCGCAATTGCTTCTTAGATGTTCTGTCAATTAATGATTACATCCCAATGAAAGTGTTGAATAACGTGGTGGGGCAGATCCTGGCACATCATGAAGAATTATGCCGCTGTCTTCAGGCAGTGGTCGATGGAAGTGTCAAGCGGTTTGATGAAACTACAGAACTCAATTGGTCTGACCTGTCTCTCACATCGTGGGATCACCTTGAAGTGTGCCAGCAGGTTGCAGAAATACTGAGCACCCATGCCGTCCAAGCAAAGCAGTATTGCAGCTACCTTTACTACTATAATCAAATTAGCCATCTTTTAGCGCGAATGGGTCGCGAAAGTGAAGATGGGCTTCTATTTGCCATACTGTTTCGCATTGAGCTCTGCTTGCCAAAGTATTACTCCCACACTTCACATCAAGGCTACAAGCGTGACTTTTCTTTCCGCGCTATGATCCAGATGCCGATAAATCGTATTGCCAAGTACCGGCTTTTCCTTGAATCGCTGGTTTACCTGACAGAAACCCCGTCTATTACAGATTTGAGACGTTTAGATGAGACCAAGTGCCAAGCATTGATTCACAGTATAAAGACTTCTCTTGGTAGCATGTACTCGAATTTACAAAAGGTGGATGAGGCTAACTGCGAAAAATTACCGGACCCTGCGCTTGTTCTAGTATACAACAGGTTAACTTTTAGCTCGCCGGATGAGCGTATTCCAGTGGAAGCCATGGGAAACTGTTACACCCGTGGATGCCTTGCAGTTGCGTGGACGTGCATGGATGAGGCAGCGCACTCAGCAGGGTCTCATCGTAAATCGAGCGCGCGctacttcaacaactttcaTCGAGCAAAAAGGTCCCTGCGAATCGAAAGTGAGCAGCTTGgcgtctttttgttcaagtCCTATTTGATATTTGCAGAGATCCCGTCATTCAAGCTTGGCACTGCAAGCTATGAGTGGCCCATTAAGTTCGCTATACGGCTAGCGAGCTGTCGCCTCATGGATGCTCGACCCGCCGTTCAGCGCGCCCTGCAAGGAGGAATGAAGGACTGTGGGATTTACTCCGAGTATGAAAATGCAATCAAACTCCAATTTGAGTATGACTTCAAGCTTTGGGAAATACTGTTGCTATGTTGGGACTCTCAGGAGCTCGAGGCTTGGCGCAAAGAACTATCATTGTTCATCAACGAGATTAACGGCCCGCATACTTTTGGCGTAGATCCCTTACGTGAGACTGTGTCACAGTCGGCGCTCGAAAGTACCTTGCACTTCAGCGACTCAACAACCTTTCCGGATCAGATGCTGCCTTTTATGGTTTACAATGAGAACCTTTCGGGACGATTCGACCGGACACGCGCTTTCAAGCGGGGCTTGAGCACTCGGGCTGGTCAATGCTACGAGGGCCAAACCGTAGAAGTGGCTGTTGAATTTCGAAACGCAGACGTAGACATGTCACCATCCTCTACTTGGTTCCTCCGCGGATCATCGAGTCGCGTTAATTGCACGACGCTAGCTAGCAGTAGTACTTGTGCTTTTGTGGAGGCTAGTACTGGCGTTTCTTCCACGCCGGACGCAGAGGCTATCTCTATCAACGAGCGTTGCAGAGAACAGAGGGATTCAAGCGCGCCTTGCGCCGTCCTGTCGCGATGGAGACGCGGCGAGATTGAGCGCGCCATGAGGGACGTGTGGAGCAGCCACTTAAACCTACAGGCTGCGGACATTATAACCACGGTTGCAGGCGCCAGTACGGGAACGAGTATATATGATGACACTCTCGGGTCGCTTCGTGCTCTGCTGCGCACTGCGTCGGACAATTGCGTAGCTGTAACAGGTACCCAAAGCACGCCGGTCAAGTCGAGCTGTGCGCAGCCGCCTGCTCCtcccgcgcgcgccgctACACGGTGGTCCATTAAGCGGGTGTTCTCGCGGCGCCGCAGAGGCAGCCAGAGCGTCGTCCGCCATCAAAATGCTTTAAAACGTTAGAACATGCAGATTTGCAGAACACATAAATACGTATTATATGTACTGGATGCTATCTATGCGTGACACAGCTTATTTGGAGTCGTTTCTGGATTGGAACTTATCCTTGTTGACATCGCCCCTGGCGTTAGGAGAGCCCTCTTGCAGAATGCGGGCAATGGCCTCCTCAATCTTGATGCCCTTGCCGAACTCGTTTTCGATCTGGGCCTTGGATGCCTCACCGAGCTCACCCTCGGCACCTTCTCCTTGCTGGTTGgtgaagattttgaaaacaccGACCGCTTCTGTAAGCTTGCCGATGGTAGGGTCCTTCAGGTATTGGTCAGCGAGCTCTTGAGACTCAACGAAGATAACTAGATCGGTTTCCTCGCCCTTGTAGAAGTATTTTGTGGCAGCCATTATTGTTGTATGTGTTTGTGTGTCTATGCGAATTGAGTATTAATGCTAATCTGATCTATTGGAACAGTCTGCTTGATGATTTGAGACTAAAACGAATCCCAGATGAACGAGCATTTTGCCTCCCTTTATATACGCTTTTGGAAGCGCACATTGCCTTTGCGCTTAGCTAAAGACCCAACGCCCGTGATTGCGGTTAAGGGGCCGGCGTGCGTAATGATGgagcaagttcttgttcctGCACGCTCAATGATGCAGTGCTGTTATGGTTACTAAAGCAAGGCGGTTAGTCAAACATGTGATGCTGTTCTTAAACCACGTAATCATATTACATAATCCATAGCAAATTTATACTGCGGCCGAGCCATATAGATATCCCGAATATCACTATATACGCACGAACGCTTGTTTCCCGTTTGTTTCCCACTTGTTTCCCACTTGTTTCCTGCTTGCTTCCTGGACGTGTTTCCCgtttttcgttttttttAAAGATTACGGACGTCCAGGGTGTTTTTTGGTCCGTCGGGCCATTTCGGTTGCTCTTTGACATCCGTACACCAAAGTAACATGGAGCGTCGTTGGTGATATCGTCGTTGATGATATTAGTACGCTACGTAGATCGATTATTGtattcacgtgatataCTGCGACGCGCGCTACTCCCAATACCACCCGTTCGCGATGAAGCGGATCATGTACTCCTCGACATGACGGGTGCCCTGGTACTCGTCGTCCGGGTCGTCTTCCTCGGACGCGTCGTCTTCTTTAGGCCCCTGTGGGCCGTTCTTCACCTCTTGGAAGTCCTCGTTGTCGACCTCTACCTCCTTCATGGCGAGCTTCGCTGCCTTGACGTCGTCCGCGTCCTCCGCCTGCGCCAGCAGTTTCTCCAGCTTGCGGGGGTCCTTGGTCGCCGCGTCTGCGTCCATCAGAAGCGGCCGGTTGTTGGCCTCGATTTCCGGCACCTCCGCTCCCACCAAGTCCTTGACTGAGAGCTTTGTGAAGTAGTCCGTTGTGAAGTCACCACGCTGGATCACTACGTTGTCTAGCTGCCGCTTCTGGttggctttcttcaatATGTTGCTCTCGATAGTGTGCTCGCTCACAAACCGGTAGATGTGGACGTCCCGCGTCTGTCCGATTCTGTGGCACCGATCCTGGCACTGCTTGTCCATGGCAGGGTTCCAATCCGAGTCGTAAAATATAACGGTGTCTGCGCCTGTCAAGTTGATTCCCAGCCCGCCAGATCTACTTGACAAAATGAAGGCTGTAATGCGGTTGTCGGTATTGAACCGCTCCGTTAAAATCTGCCGGTCTTCGATTTTGGTCGCACCGTCGAGTCGCATGTACAAGTATCCGTGgtaattcaaaaactgctctAACACGTCCAGGACTTTCGTCATCTGCGTAAAAATGAGAGCTCTGTGGCCGCCATCCTTCAAATCGCGCAGCAGAGTAGCCAGCTTTTGGAGCTTACCGCAGTCGTACTGCAGTAGCGATTTGTCAGGGAAGGCAATGGCGAGCTTAGTTTGCAACTTGTGGAGCGGATTGTCTGTTCTCCTGAGCACCTGCTTCAAATCCTCTCTCAAATTCGAGTGGAATTCGCTTTCGTCATTCAAGCCCAATGCCATGTTCCTACTATCTAGAGAAACCACAGTAGGTGTTATTACAGCGAACTTGTCAATCAAAGCATCACTGTCCAAAATTCTGGTTTGCAATGGCCGGCAGAGTTCTTTGAGTGGACCCTCTCTGACAGGTTTGTTAATGCTGAGGAGCTTGATGAGGTTATTTCCGTAAACCGGTTTCCTTGTGCACCGCATGTTGTTGAGGTATTGCAGATGCTCAAGTCGGCCCATCATGTCGTCTGTTTTCTTCGCTGCAAATGTTCGATAAAACTGGTTAATATCCTGGAAATTTAGCGCCGATTCTGATGCGCCCATTTTCAGCTGTTCCTCCGTTTCAGCtctcaactttgaaacttctttgacaaaCTGCTCTACGCATTGGCTCTTGTTTATGCTAGCTGCGTGGTGTGTAGATAATGACCAGTCATTTGAAGTAAATTTCAAGTTTAGAACCTCCAAATCGATTTCTCTCTCATGGTCCATTGCATGCAATTTTTGCGACACCAAGTTGTTTAAATACACATAGTCGTGCGCAACACTTTTTTCCACGCATAGAGATGTCAAAATTGGCCGAACTTCGAAGAGATCTGGATGGTTGCAGACTTTTCTCAATTGCATCAAACAGTTGATAATCGACATGAAGTTCCCGCTAGCGAGAGTCTCCTTTGTCTGTGCCCGAGACATAAAGTCGTCATACAAAAATCTTTGACGCTTTGATAGTCTGCAATAGACAATGTGTTCATGCTTAGCAGgcatttgtttttcaacGTCTGCTTtcaatcttctcaaaagatATGGACGAAGTACTTGATGCAACTTTGTAACTGTTTTTCTCGTCTCTTCATCTTGCGCGTAGCCTTCGCCAATTTGAATGATTTTGTCAACCGGCCGACCGAACCATTGTTGAAAGGCCTCTAAGTCCGCAAATCCCTGAATGCCTCCATTGTTGCCGACAGCTGTCTGGGGCATCAAGAAATACAGCAAGGACCACAGCTCGGCGAGATTGTTCTGCAACGGTGTTCCCGTTAGTAGCAACCTTCTCTCGGTGTTAAAATTTAGAAGTGCTTGCCAACGGGTTGAACggaaatttttgatgttgtgGGCCTCATCCAGAATCATATACTGCCACTTTTTCCTCTTAAAAGAGTGTTGATCATGAACTACAAGTTGGTATGAAGTGATGCAGATATGGAAAGCGTCAGGCCTATTCCATCCCTTTCTTTTGTCTTTCCTTTGTTGCGGAGAACCGTAATAtgtcaagaccttgaagcCAGGAGCAAAACGCTTAAATTCCATTTCCCAATTTAATAGAACGGAGGTTGGTACAATGATTAAGTGAGGGCCCCAATTCTGCTTTTCGCAGGCCAAGTAGGCTAGGAGGGAAATTGTCTGGATGGTTTTGCCCAGCCCCATCTCATCCGCAAGAATACCAttggtgttgttgttgtaaAGTGAGGCCAACCAATTAAGACCTTGCTTCTGGTAAATCCTTAAAGTTCCCCGAAGTAGAGATGGAATTGGGACATCCACAACGGTCAAAGAATCCTTTTCCGGCACCAACTGTCCGCCCTGTGGCTCGGGCTTTTTCTCGTAGCCAACATTAGCACTATGATCTAAGTCCTCTTGTGAATTATCATCAgcgctttcttcagaaTCAAAGgcatcatcttcttcagctgaaGTCGAAGAGGCGTAGTCTGATTCAACTTCTGATTCTCCTTCCTCAatattgttgaaaatggaGGCAAGACCATCATCACTCTTTGGTACACTTTCAGATGTTGCTTCAGATCCCTGTTCATCTTCTCCAGAATCAGGTTCTGAGGAATGTTCGCTCATAGAGTCTGTGTCTTCATCGTCACTTTCATCTAACAGACCCAGGCTcttgtcttcaaggtccttcttcaactctAACCGCTCTTTTTCGGATAGCAGGTTAACTGGTGCAGCATCCATCGAGTCCTCCCTTTCAGTTTTAGActcctcgtcttcagattttggagaagaatCTAAATTCGCATATTTcatttgaagttgttcaactGAAAGACGGGCGTCATCTTCATTGCCACTTGCCGAGTCTTCCTCATCAGAAGATGTAAAAGAATCACTATTACTATCACTCTGGTCTACATCACTATGGCTAGCGGATGTGTTGAGGTCTTTTTCGGTATCGTCTTGGTTAGGGCGCTTAAGCTGAGCCCCTAGTAGCTGAGTGCTTTGTTCCAACATCTTGCTGAGATGCTCTTTGCCTTGGATCTTCTTTAACTggtcttcctcatctttCTTTAAGACTTTGTAAGCCTTCTCGGCGGTGACCCACCTACGTTTGACCGCCTGAACAGCTGTACGCGCCATAGTCTTCAAacgcttttcttcttctttctgccGACGTTCCTCGGCTCCCGCAATGTGGCGGAAGTGCTGCTCTATCATCTGTGTTATTTTTCGAATCCTTGAAATAcgagctttttttgtttcttgaaaagcccTGCTCATTACAATACCCTGGTTAATTAAGTGGTCCTGAAAGGTGTACTGCTGCTGTTCCTTGTAGAAATATGTGATAGGCTCCGGCCTGTGGGCATGTACACCAGCTGCATCTTTCAGTGTAATTGGCTCAATCGAGTCAGTAGCGGGGTCGTACTTTAGCACACCGCTTTCCAGTCCTTTCCGTATGTTCGCAAACAACCGCCgttgttcttcaatgaaCTTGTTAAACTCTTCTATGGACATATCTTCATCCAAAGATTTGTAAGATTGAAGGAACTCGGAAAGTGAACCAAATTCTGGCTTAGTTACATGGAGCGGGTTGGTCACGGTTTGTTTAGGAATGTTCACTATAAGATTCACTCGAGGGCGTTTCCTTTTTGTTCTCCTATTTTCCGCTTCGTCCTCTGACGAAGAGGTTGTATAGCACATGCTATTGTAACCTTTATCGCTGACTTGCTCATTATCTATGGAAGATGACTTGTGGTGCAGCTTTGGCGGCGAGGGAGGAGCAAttttctcctcttccttcTTTATACTCTCTTTGGGAGGCGCTTCAACTTTCACAGCAGCCTTGCGCTTCTTAGGTGCGCTAAGTTCACGTATAGCGGGAGACTGCCGCTTGTACTTCTTATTGGTCATCTGGCACTCCAATTCATGGAACCTCTCGTCGATTAATCCCTCCACCGATTCCGAACAGCTAGCTTCAGGAATGGTTTCGCGCCTGGACTGGCGTCTTCGTACCCTCCGTGAAGCACTCGCATCCTCAACAGCCTCGATGGCAGGCTTTGAAAGGCCCAGGCCAGAAGTTTTAACGAAGTGCTCGAAACTCTCAGAAGAGTTGCGGAAGCAGGGGTCATACTCCACCAGAGACGTGAACTCCTTCAAATGGAACAGCTCATTGATCAGAACCTCGTAGTTAAATTTCAGGTCCGCGATCTGTTCATCGATATTTGGAGCAACTGTCATTGTTGATGTGACAAGCGAAAACAAATCAAATCAAATTTTATAGCATCTAGAATCGGTATTCCGCCGAAAAAAGTTGACTTTTAACAATCTAAGCTTCCCAAAATGCAGATACCGCTGTTTCCACGCGTCTAGCGCTATTCTAAGTATCGCTTTTGTTCGAAAGATGCTGTTGGCTTTCGCGTTTGGGAGTGCTTTATTTAAGGTGGCGACAAAACTGGGAAtatcgaaaatttttttcccCGTGTTTTCTGCTCGTAAATCGTGACAAATAGCACCGCCTTTGATTAGGTCAACACTCGTTCTGCAGCCTGAGAACAAAACCTCATGTAGCCGCCTAGATGCCAACTCTGAGCTGGCATCTCAACTATCTAGAGTTAAGACAGCGTTTGAGGTTGAGCGGAAAATCGGGTTTCAAAGTTGGAATAAATGCTTTTGCCATTGGCCCATCGCTGCTCTCCGAGCTTCAGCTAACTATGCGTGCTTTCTGAACGTTGGCTACTGTCTCAGTTGCTGACCCAAAGAAAATTCAACTCATCCCATGTAAGTATATCACGTGGTTTTGTTTATTGTTTTGCAGGCTTTTTATGTTATTGActactttttgaaagatcGACACAAGCTTCACGTACACCAGAAAGTAAACACTAAGCGTTTAACAATTTTTGGCGATGAACTTCATTTGCCGATCGCCGATAGAAAAGCAGAGAAGTTGTAGGGTACCATCCTTCATCTCCAACTTTGCAACatgatttcttcattcGGGGCTAAGAATCTAAATGTGGGGAAAATAGCAGAATCGCTCACCTCGTAAGCTGCAAGACCCCATAAGGAAGAAAAATGGAGAAAGGCATACAAAATGCGAACGAAAGAAGGGTGACTGCAAATTGACTAAGACGAtatcaaagaaataaaTGACTTTATTTAGCGCATggatttcaaagtttcaagatgcattgaagaaagtggAAACAATCAAGCATTACGAGAATTTGCACATGTTAGAGCACAGATGCTCTGTCTTTCAACAAATCCGCGATAGTTTAGTGGCTAGAATTCGAGCTTGTCGCGCTCGGGACcggggttcgattccccgTCGCGGAGAATTTTTTTGCTTAGATGCACTTAGCATCTGCAAACCCTCTAGTGTAAGTGTTATGCTCGTGCCACATATTTCTGATATCAGTTAGCAAGGAAACTTCCGCGGAATAAAATTTCCTTAGACGTAATCGCTGAGAATCCAGCAGACGGCAAGC
Encoded here:
- a CDS encoding KLTH0E03432p (conserved hypothetical protein), with protein sequence MATQMESPLLDPLSGVDRESQSSNMASPVQFIKEYIERTLNTPPGFPVSVAAEHYKRQRLVEEIVESETEYVQMLKILRNCFLDVLSINDYIPMKVLNNVVGQILAHHEELCRCLQAVVDGSVKRFDETTELNWSDLSLTSWDHLEVCQQVAEILSTHAVQAKQYCSYLYYYNQISHLLARMGRESEDGLLFAILFRIELCLPKYYSHTSHQGYKRDFSFRAMIQMPINRIAKYRLFLESLVYLTETPSITDLRRLDETKCQALIHSIKTSLGSMYSNLQKVDEANCEKLPDPALVLVYNRLTFSSPDERIPVEAMGNCYTRGCLAVAWTCMDEAAHSAGSHRKSSARYFNNFHRAKRSLRIESEQLGVFLFKSYLIFAEIPSFKLGTASYEWPIKFAIRLASCRLMDARPAVQRALQGGMKDCGIYSEYENAIKLQFEYDFKLWEILLLCWDSQELEAWRKELSLFINEINGPHTFGVDPLRETVSQSALESTLHFSDSTTFPDQMLPFMVYNENLSGRFDRTRAFKRGLSTRAGQCYEGQTVEVAVEFRNADVDMSPSSTWFLRGSSSRVNCTTLASSSTCAFVEASTGVSSTPDAEAISINERCREQRDSSAPCAVLSRWRRGEIERAMRDVWSSHLNLQAADIITTVAGASTGTSIYDDTLGSLRALLRTASDNCVAVTGTQSTPVKSSCAQPPAPPARAATRWSIKRVFSRRRRGSQSVVRHQNALKR
- the RTC3 gene encoding Rtc3p (similar to uniprot|P38804 Saccharomyces cerevisiae YHR087W Hypothetical ORF); this translates as MAATKYFYKGEETDLVIFVESQELADQYLKDPTIGKLTEAVGVFKIFTNQQGEGAEGELGEASKAQIENEFGKGIKIEEAIARILQEGSPNARGDVNKDKFQSRNDSK
- the SWR1 gene encoding chromatin-remodeling protein SWR1 (some similarities with uniprot|Q05471 Saccharomyces cerevisiae YDR334W SWR1 Swi2/Snf2-related ATPase component of the SWR1 complex required for the incorporation of Htz1p into chromatin), which codes for MTVAPNIDEQIADLKFNYEVLINELFHLKEFTSLVEYDPCFRNSSESFEHFVKTSGLGLSKPAIEAVEDASASRRVRRRQSRRETIPEASCSESVEGLIDERFHELECQMTNKKYKRQSPAIRELSAPKKRKAAVKVEAPPKESIKKEEEKIAPPSPPKLHHKSSSIDNEQVSDKGYNSMCYTTSSSEDEAENRRTKRKRPRVNLIVNIPKQTVTNPLHVTKPEFGSLSEFLQSYKSLDEDMSIEEFNKFIEEQRRLFANIRKGLESGVLKYDPATDSIEPITLKDAAGVHAHRPEPITYFYKEQQQYTFQDHLINQGIVMSRAFQETKKARISRIRKITQMIEQHFRHIAGAEERRQKEEEKRLKTMARTAVQAVKRRWVTAEKAYKVLKKDEEDQLKKIQGKEHLSKMLEQSTQLLGAQLKRPNQDDTEKDLNTSASHSDVDQSDSNSDSFTSSDEEDSASGNEDDARLSVEQLQMKYANLDSSPKSEDEESKTEREDSMDAAPVNLLSEKERLELKKDLEDKSLGLLDESDDEDTDSMSEHSSEPDSGEDEQGSEATSESVPKSDDGLASIFNNIEEGESEVESDYASSTSAEEDDAFDSEESADDNSQEDLDHSANVGYEKKPEPQGGQLVPEKDSLTVVDVPIPSLLRGTLRIYQKQGLNWLASLYNNNTNGILADEMGLGKTIQTISLLAYLACEKQNWGPHLIIVPTSVLLNWEMEFKRFAPGFKVLTYYGSPQQRKDKRKGWNRPDAFHICITSYQLVVHDQHSFKRKKWQYMILDEAHNIKNFRSTRWQALLNFNTERRLLLTGTPLQNNLAELWSLLYFLMPQTAVGNNGGIQGFADLEAFQQWFGRPVDKIIQIGEGYAQDEETRKTVTKLHQVLRPYLLRRLKADVEKQMPAKHEHIVYCRLSKRQRFLYDDFMSRAQTKETLASGNFMSIINCLMQLRKVCNHPDLFEVRPILTSLCVEKSVAHDYVYLNNLVSQKLHAMDHEREIDLEVLNLKFTSNDWSLSTHHAASINKSQCVEQFVKEVSKLRAETEEQLKMGASESALNFQDINQFYRTFAAKKTDDMMGRLEHLQYLNNMRCTRKPVYGNNLIKLLSINKPVREGPLKELCRPLQTRILDSDALIDKFAVITPTVVSLDSRNMALGLNDESEFHSNLREDLKQVLRRTDNPLHKLQTKLAIAFPDKSLLQYDCGKLQKLATLLRDLKDGGHRALIFTQMTKVLDVLEQFLNYHGYLYMRLDGATKIEDRQILTERFNTDNRITAFILSSRSGGLGINLTGADTVIFYDSDWNPAMDKQCQDRCHRIGQTRDVHIYRFVSEHTIESNILKKANQKRQLDNVVIQRGDFTTDYFTKLSVKDLVGAEVPEIEANNRPLLMDADAATKDPRKLEKLLAQAEDADDVKAAKLAMKEVEVDNEDFQEVKNGPQGPKEDDASEEDDPDDEYQGTRHVEEYMIRFIANGWYWE